A stretch of Ferribacterium limneticum DNA encodes these proteins:
- a CDS encoding lytic transglycosylase domain-containing protein codes for MKFPVLLASLALSSSLFAQGNDTAFLTARDAFRAGDINKLERASSQLGNHELAPYAESYRLRMWMDKGDPNNLRDFLQRNEGSYVAEKLRADWIRFLGKRAAWNEVETEFPKLLAPEPDVTCYNQQARLARDDRSVLAEAEKLWLTMLEPPEPCRPILDALVASQKMTADDVWARARRQLEANRPSWTKTTLNYLPDSQMPDSRSLDSAVSSAMSYLVRQPGNWNNSRAGRELAAFAIQRLATNDPRVAADELEKIKGKLQDSERQWAWSQIALQGAKKHLSETVDWYAKAGKTALSDEGAQWKVRAALRAQEWGIVRDTIQAMPPTLAALPEWTYWLGRSLHAGGRTTEGNALFEKIAGQPNFYGNLADEELGRTVLPPPKAQATTAEEQRAAQDNPGIRRALAFFRVDLRTEAVKEWNWVLRGMEDRELLAAANLAKRNQIWDRAINTADRTKNEHDYTLRFLSPYGETVRPAAQNQSLDDAWVYGLMRQESRFITSAKSNVGASGLMQLMPATAKWVAKKIGLRDFSHGRVNDTETNVLLGTSYMRLVMENLDNHPVLASAAYNAGPGRAKKWRADRPLEGAIYAETIPFSETRDYVKKVMSNAVYYSAIFNGKPDSLKARLGTIGARTADAPKDADLP; via the coding sequence ATGAAGTTTCCAGTCCTCCTCGCCAGCCTCGCGCTTTCGTCTTCCTTGTTCGCCCAAGGCAACGATACGGCCTTCCTGACCGCCCGTGACGCCTTCCGGGCCGGCGATATCAACAAGCTGGAACGGGCCAGCAGCCAGCTCGGCAACCACGAACTGGCGCCGTATGCCGAGAGCTATCGGCTGCGCATGTGGATGGACAAGGGCGACCCCAACAATCTGCGCGATTTCCTGCAACGCAACGAAGGCAGCTACGTGGCCGAAAAGCTGCGCGCCGACTGGATCCGCTTCCTCGGCAAGCGTGCAGCGTGGAACGAAGTGGAAACCGAGTTTCCCAAACTGCTCGCCCCCGAACCGGATGTCACCTGCTACAACCAGCAGGCCCGTCTGGCGCGTGATGACCGCAGCGTTCTGGCCGAAGCCGAGAAGCTCTGGCTGACCATGCTCGAACCGCCGGAACCCTGCCGACCGATTCTCGATGCGCTGGTCGCCAGCCAGAAGATGACCGCCGACGATGTCTGGGCCCGCGCCCGGCGCCAGCTTGAAGCCAATCGCCCGAGCTGGACGAAAACGACACTGAATTACCTGCCGGACAGCCAGATGCCGGACAGCCGCTCGCTCGACAGCGCCGTCAGCAGCGCAATGAGCTACCTCGTCCGCCAGCCGGGCAACTGGAACAACAGCCGGGCAGGGCGCGAGCTTGCTGCCTTTGCCATCCAGCGCCTGGCCACCAACGACCCGCGCGTTGCCGCCGACGAGCTGGAAAAGATCAAGGGCAAGCTGCAGGATTCCGAGCGCCAGTGGGCCTGGAGCCAGATCGCCCTGCAGGGCGCCAAGAAACACCTGTCCGAAACCGTCGATTGGTACGCCAAGGCCGGCAAGACCGCACTTTCGGATGAAGGCGCTCAATGGAAGGTGCGCGCCGCCCTGCGCGCCCAGGAGTGGGGCATCGTCCGCGATACCATCCAGGCCATGCCGCCGACCCTGGCCGCGTTACCGGAATGGACCTACTGGCTGGGCCGTTCGCTGCACGCCGGTGGCCGGACCACCGAAGGCAATGCCCTGTTCGAGAAGATCGCCGGCCAGCCCAATTTCTACGGCAACCTGGCCGACGAAGAACTCGGCCGTACCGTGCTCCCGCCGCCCAAAGCCCAGGCCACCACCGCCGAAGAACAAAGGGCGGCCCAGGATAATCCCGGCATCCGCCGCGCCCTGGCTTTCTTCCGCGTCGACCTGCGAACCGAGGCAGTCAAGGAATGGAACTGGGTGCTGCGCGGCATGGAAGACCGCGAATTGCTCGCTGCTGCCAACCTCGCCAAGCGCAACCAGATCTGGGACCGCGCCATCAACACGGCTGACCGAACCAAGAACGAACACGATTACACGCTGCGCTTCCTCTCCCCCTACGGCGAGACCGTCCGCCCGGCCGCCCAGAATCAGTCGCTCGACGACGCCTGGGTCTACGGCCTGATGCGCCAGGAAAGCCGTTTCATCACCAGCGCCAAATCGAACGTCGGCGCTTCCGGCCTGATGCAGTTGATGCCGGCCACGGCCAAGTGGGTGGCCAAGAAGATCGGCCTGCGCGATTTCAGCCATGGCCGCGTCAACGATACCGAAACCAATGTCCTGCTCGGCACCAGCTACATGCGGCTAGTCATGGAAAACCTCGACAACCACCCGGTGCTGGCTTCGGCCGCCTACAACGCCGGCCCCGGCCGGGCCAAGAAATGGCGGGCCGACCGCCCGCTGGAAGGCGCCATCTACGCCGAGACCATTCCGTTCAGCGAAACCCGCGACTACGTCAAGAAGGTGATGAGCAACGCCGTCTATTATTCGGCCATCTTCAACGGCAAACCCGATTCACTAAAGGCTCGCCTGGGCACCATCGGCGCTCGCACCGCCGATGCGCCCAAAGACGCCGATCTACCTTAA
- a CDS encoding DUF1631 family protein has translation MALHADTFEILRDCRALFLKRLGALLQASGLVSGNAIAAIQEGAGAYFDEVVASNRRGSFADEAHGLTASRITLLGEDDLELGIRLDNLTAGLFESTGGGLWKLHLRFITLLRRPDLPKTDNPLGPKGISQGLSAMFAAAGASSIEQKLALLDRFESCLRENLPALYAELNDFLERGGIGTAQPSIVGASESPAALKEAPLKAENALLALQQALFAHLPAAPAGGGATTGGGAVASLLNQTSLEQLMFRLEALERMGRAGPPTFAGGSLSNETLIPELFGDSSAPQAPKIIRSAELGIPKSANESLAIDTLAMIFEAIFDDPDLPDALKAAISSLQIKLLKVAMKDNSLFTDATHPARLLLDHMRQAVLGLPLDVPARHPVCTRLFKLASALRAEPGVDKAGFEKALTEIDAVIAERHRGLAAEGMNYLPLLAQLDDRDKTAIQVGETIAKALDSNPPEAIGGFLDRVWRRVLRQVGSEHGLDSPQWREHTAAVDGLLWSFLPKTAGDDRKALAQRLPVILKVLKNGMESIQLPAPEQEAFLDDCFKLQTQALRAAPAAAPAVDPAAEILATGLKTASGQVLVGEIRAAQLTLATLDFAEFEAPSSRPAACAVGDWLSFTLPNGESRLGHVCQISPNSRRALLINPDAGLAIAIHPAILERQLREGDASISSSLSLFDQAATQALRKSQAR, from the coding sequence ATGGCCCTACACGCCGATACCTTTGAAATCCTGCGCGACTGCCGGGCGCTTTTCCTCAAGCGCCTTGGCGCCTTGCTGCAGGCAAGCGGCCTCGTTTCAGGCAACGCCATCGCGGCCATCCAGGAAGGTGCCGGCGCCTACTTTGACGAAGTGGTGGCCAGCAACCGACGCGGCAGCTTTGCCGACGAAGCGCATGGCCTGACCGCTTCGCGCATCACACTGCTCGGCGAAGACGATCTCGAACTTGGCATCCGCCTCGACAACCTGACAGCCGGGCTGTTCGAATCCACTGGTGGCGGCCTGTGGAAGCTCCACTTGCGCTTCATCACCCTGCTGCGCCGCCCGGATCTGCCGAAAACCGACAATCCGCTCGGCCCGAAGGGGATCAGCCAGGGCTTGAGCGCGATGTTTGCGGCGGCGGGGGCCAGCAGCATCGAACAGAAGCTGGCACTGCTCGACCGTTTCGAAAGCTGCCTGCGCGAGAATTTGCCGGCCCTTTATGCCGAGTTGAACGACTTCCTCGAACGCGGCGGCATCGGAACGGCCCAGCCGAGTATCGTGGGCGCCTCGGAAAGCCCGGCGGCCTTGAAAGAGGCGCCACTCAAGGCGGAAAACGCCTTGCTGGCGCTGCAACAAGCCCTGTTCGCCCACCTCCCGGCGGCCCCTGCCGGCGGCGGCGCCACTACGGGTGGCGGTGCGGTAGCCAGCCTGCTGAATCAGACTTCGCTCGAACAACTGATGTTCCGCCTCGAAGCGCTGGAACGCATGGGCCGGGCCGGCCCGCCGACCTTTGCCGGGGGCAGCCTGAGCAATGAAACGCTGATCCCCGAGCTGTTTGGCGACAGTTCGGCCCCACAAGCGCCGAAAATCATCCGCTCGGCCGAGCTCGGCATCCCGAAAAGTGCCAACGAAAGTCTGGCCATTGACACCCTGGCGATGATTTTCGAAGCCATCTTCGACGATCCAGACTTGCCCGATGCCCTGAAGGCGGCGATTTCCAGCCTGCAGATCAAGCTGCTCAAGGTCGCGATGAAGGACAACAGCCTGTTCACCGATGCCACGCATCCGGCTCGACTGCTCCTCGATCACATGCGGCAAGCCGTACTCGGGTTGCCGCTCGATGTGCCGGCCCGTCATCCCGTCTGCACCCGCCTGTTCAAACTGGCCTCCGCGTTGCGCGCCGAGCCGGGCGTCGACAAGGCGGGGTTCGAAAAGGCACTGACCGAAATCGATGCAGTCATCGCCGAACGACACCGCGGGCTGGCTGCCGAGGGGATGAACTATTTGCCTCTGCTGGCTCAACTCGACGACCGCGACAAGACGGCGATCCAGGTCGGCGAAACCATCGCCAAGGCGCTCGACAGCAATCCGCCGGAGGCCATCGGTGGCTTCCTCGACCGGGTCTGGCGCCGCGTGCTGCGGCAAGTCGGCAGCGAGCACGGCCTGGACAGCCCGCAGTGGCGCGAACACACGGCGGCCGTCGACGGCCTGCTCTGGTCCTTCCTGCCGAAAACCGCCGGCGATGACCGCAAGGCCCTGGCCCAACGCCTGCCTGTCATCCTCAAGGTTCTGAAGAACGGCATGGAAAGCATCCAGTTGCCGGCCCCGGAACAGGAGGCTTTCCTCGACGATTGCTTCAAGCTCCAGACTCAGGCCTTGCGCGCTGCGCCCGCTGCCGCGCCGGCCGTCGATCCGGCGGCCGAAATTCTCGCCACTGGCCTGAAAACCGCTTCCGGGCAGGTGCTGGTCGGCGAAATTCGCGCCGCGCAACTGACCCTTGCCACGCTGGATTTTGCCGAGTTCGAAGCGCCATCCTCGCGCCCGGCTGCTTGCGCCGTGGGCGACTGGCTTTCGTTCACGCTGCCCAATGGCGAATCCCGTCTCGGCCATGTCTGCCAGATCAGCCCGAATAGCCGGCGGGCCTTGCTGATCAACCCGGACGCCGGTCTGGCCATCGCCATTCACCCGGCCATCCTCGAGCGACAGTTGCGCGAGGGGGACGCCAGCATCAGTTCCAGCCTCTCCCTGTTCGATCAGGCGGCGACTCAGGCGCTGAGAAAAAGCCAGGCGCGCTGA
- a CDS encoding complex I NDUFA9 subunit family protein: MDIKKVLLLGGSGFVGTYIANRLSQRGIEVTVPTRRRERTKALIMQPGIEMPEADISCEKTLTELMRGHDAVINLVGILHSRDVVLPYSRDFAQAHVELPKKIIAACKASGVRRLVHMSALHADPKGPSEYLRSKGDGEAIVMAAQGELDVTVFRPSVIFGLGDSFLSMFASVLKKVPFFPLGFGHARFQPVWAADVADAFVDSLGNSATFGQAYELVGPKIYTLRELVDYTKELTGSTATVIPLSEGWAYLQAGLMWLAPQPMMSPDNLRSMEIDSVCEGSWNAPTNWRPTALESIAPTYIALNTPKGKLDSFRFRAGR, encoded by the coding sequence ATGGACATCAAAAAGGTCTTGCTGCTGGGGGGTAGCGGTTTCGTCGGTACCTACATTGCCAATCGCCTGTCGCAGCGCGGCATCGAAGTCACCGTACCGACGCGTCGCCGTGAGCGCACCAAGGCGCTGATCATGCAGCCGGGCATCGAAATGCCGGAAGCCGACATCAGCTGCGAAAAGACCCTGACCGAACTGATGCGTGGTCACGATGCCGTGATCAACCTGGTCGGCATCCTGCACAGTCGCGATGTCGTCCTGCCCTACAGCCGCGATTTCGCCCAGGCCCACGTCGAACTGCCGAAGAAGATCATCGCCGCCTGCAAGGCCAGCGGCGTCCGTCGCCTGGTCCATATGAGCGCCCTCCACGCCGATCCCAAGGGCCCGTCCGAATACCTGCGCTCCAAGGGCGATGGCGAAGCCATCGTGATGGCCGCCCAGGGCGAGCTGGATGTCACCGTTTTCCGTCCGTCGGTCATTTTCGGCCTTGGCGACTCCTTCCTGTCCATGTTCGCCTCGGTCTTGAAGAAGGTGCCGTTCTTCCCGCTCGGCTTCGGCCATGCCCGCTTCCAGCCGGTATGGGCCGCCGATGTGGCTGATGCCTTCGTCGACAGCCTTGGCAACTCTGCCACTTTCGGCCAGGCCTACGAACTGGTCGGCCCGAAGATCTACACGCTGCGCGAACTGGTCGACTACACCAAGGAACTAACCGGCAGCACCGCCACGGTCATCCCGCTGTCCGAAGGCTGGGCCTACCTGCAGGCCGGCCTGATGTGGCTGGCTCCGCAACCGATGATGTCGCCGGACAATCTGCGCTCGATGGAAATCGACAGCGTTTGCGAAGGTAGCTGGAATGCGCCGACCAACTGGCGCCCGACCGCCCTCGAATCGATCGCGCCGACCTACATCGCGCTCAACACGCCGAAGGGCAAGCTCGACAGCTTCCGCTTCCGCGCCGGCCGCTAA
- a CDS encoding multifunctional CCA addition/repair protein: protein MQIYIVGGAVRDELLGRPNTDCDYVVVGATPETMLAQGFRPVGKDFPVFLHPKTHDEYALARTERKTGRGYHGFTFHAAADVTLEEDLARRDLTINAMARAADGSLVDPFNGQQDLASKTLRHVGPAFAEDPVRILRIARFAARFSDFSVAPETLALMRSMVVSGEVDHLVAERVWQELAKGLMEKKPSRMFEVLRDCGALARLLPEVDKLFGIPQRADYHPEIDTGIHTMMVVDQSAQRDFVLPVRFAALTHDLGKAETPADILPRHLGHEERSVRLTEQLCARLRVPNDCRDLALLMARYHGNVHRVADLKASTIVTLFEKTDALRRPERFRQLLDACLCDFTGRLGWENRRYDSPQFLLGALAAVTSLNAGEIAAGCANKTKIPERIHAARVHAIKQLLNDSGEQPEQQ, encoded by the coding sequence GTGCAGATATACATCGTCGGCGGCGCCGTCCGTGACGAACTGCTCGGTCGGCCCAATACTGACTGCGACTACGTCGTCGTCGGCGCCACCCCGGAAACCATGCTGGCGCAGGGTTTCCGGCCGGTTGGCAAGGATTTCCCGGTCTTCCTGCATCCCAAAACGCACGACGAATACGCGCTGGCCCGTACCGAGCGCAAGACCGGCCGCGGCTATCACGGCTTCACCTTTCACGCGGCCGCCGATGTCACCCTCGAAGAAGACCTCGCCCGCCGCGACCTGACCATCAATGCGATGGCCCGGGCGGCCGATGGATCGCTGGTCGACCCCTTTAACGGCCAGCAAGACCTGGCCAGCAAAACGCTCCGTCACGTCGGCCCGGCCTTTGCCGAAGACCCGGTCCGCATCCTGCGTATTGCCCGTTTTGCTGCTCGTTTCAGCGACTTCTCGGTGGCACCCGAAACCTTGGCCCTGATGCGCAGCATGGTGGTCAGCGGCGAGGTCGATCACCTGGTCGCTGAACGCGTCTGGCAAGAACTGGCCAAGGGCTTGATGGAGAAGAAACCATCACGGATGTTCGAAGTGCTGCGCGACTGCGGCGCCCTGGCGCGCCTGCTGCCGGAAGTGGACAAGCTGTTCGGCATCCCGCAACGCGCCGATTACCACCCGGAAATCGACACCGGCATTCATACGATGATGGTTGTCGACCAATCAGCACAACGCGATTTCGTTTTGCCGGTGCGCTTCGCTGCGCTAACCCACGATCTCGGCAAGGCGGAAACGCCGGCCGACATCCTGCCGCGCCACCTCGGCCACGAAGAACGTAGTGTCCGCCTGACCGAGCAACTGTGCGCCCGTCTGCGGGTTCCCAACGACTGCCGCGATCTCGCGCTGCTGATGGCCCGCTATCACGGCAATGTCCATCGGGTTGCCGACCTCAAGGCCAGCACCATCGTCACGCTGTTTGAAAAGACCGATGCGCTGCGCCGGCCGGAACGCTTCCGGCAATTGCTCGATGCCTGTCTGTGCGACTTCACCGGTCGCCTGGGCTGGGAAAACCGCCGCTACGACAGCCCACAATTTCTTTTGGGCGCCCTGGCGGCCGTCACCAGCCTGAATGCCGGTGAAATTGCAGCCGGCTGTGCCAACAAAACCAAAATCCCCGAGCGCATTCACGCCGCGCGCGTTCATGCGATCAAACAGCTGCTAAATGACTCTGGAGAGCAGCCAGAGCAGCAATGA
- a CDS encoding DUF2905 domain-containing protein gives MLKWILTLVVAIFLLGIIGPHLARFIRFGKLPGDFAFRFRGRDYTFPVATTIIFSLLLWLLSRVI, from the coding sequence ATGCTGAAGTGGATTCTGACGCTGGTGGTGGCGATTTTCCTGCTGGGCATCATTGGCCCGCATCTGGCGCGTTTCATTCGTTTCGGCAAATTGCCGGGCGATTTCGCTTTTCGATTTCGCGGTCGAGACTACACGTTTCCGGTCGCGACCACGATCATTTTTTCATTGCTGCTCTGGCTGCTCTCCAGAGTCATTTAG